In Daucus carota subsp. sativus chromosome 4, DH1 v3.0, whole genome shotgun sequence, one DNA window encodes the following:
- the LOC135151942 gene encoding uncharacterized protein LOC135151942, producing MKSQNSQCRIASTPLGTIDTNISQVSSIDTNTCVEGGKKHRGHGPSVDKIFKHIHVGSHSEVGADKENSPSNGLAADNRVQKRRGRGPGINNVINSMHASHSPLGVYTPGHKDKSDILLTGTEAKRRRGPGIKSLIYTPLTTPEDSNPIASGSGIHIHTSEQTPPTAHQNNSVSIRRRGRGPGINNIIANLDTTPYSAGSLAKG from the exons ATGAAATCACAAAATAGTCAATGTAGAATTG CATCAACTCCTCTTGGCACAATTGATACGAACATATCCCAGGTCTCAAGTATTGACACGAACACATGTGTTGAAGGAG GTAAAAAGCATAGAGGTCATGGACCTTCCGTCGACAAAATTTTCAAGCACATTCACGTTGGTAGTCATTCTGAAGTCGGTGCTGACAAAGAGAATTCTCCTTCGAATGGATTAGCTGCTGATAACAGAGTCCAAAAGAGGCGTGGACGTGGTCCAGGTATCAACAATGTAATCAACTCCATGCATGCATCTCATAGTCCACTTGGTGTATATACTCCAG GACATAAAGATAAATCCGATATTCTTCTGACTGGAACAGAAGCAAAGAGGCGCCGTGGCCCTGGTATTAAAAGCCTCATATATACTCCTCTCACTACACCAGAGGATAGCAATCCCATTGCGTCAG GTTCTGGCATTCATATCCATACATCAGAGCAAACTCCTCCTACTGCTCATCAAAATAACAGTGTATCAATTAGACGGCGAGGTCGTGGACCGGGTATTAACAACATTATAGCTAATCTTGATACAACTCCTTACAGTGCAGGTAGCCTGGCCAAAGGttag